One Xiphophorus hellerii strain 12219 chromosome 24, Xiphophorus_hellerii-4.1, whole genome shotgun sequence DNA window includes the following coding sequences:
- the LOC116716230 gene encoding calcitonin gene-related peptide type 1 receptor-like isoform X1: MDLSRIVLLLALLSFDEVLSVEATTDDDRGNGTHVSLQWLSQRIAVSQFRCFQRITRGSDRKINSNGTAINHCNATWDGWLCWGDTEPGATEQNCPDYFDDFDTRAIAVKVCTETGEWARHPESNRTWTDYTSCKPDKTNWTLTAMIHFYLILIGHGLSLVSLLVSLGIFFYFKTLSCERITLHKNLFLSFVLNSVITLTWFCINKDSLSSQVRRISALRSNENAVVRRARGGNGVSGSLSEQGSCKILAFIHMYIMSCNYFWMLCEGIYLHTLIVVAVFAEKQHLMWYYLLGWGFPLVPAVIYSIARTCYYDDKCWVSSATSLLYIIHAPICAALVVNFFFLLNIIRVIITKLRVTHQAESSLYMRAVRATLILIPLLGIQYVLLAYQPHSHWISEIYLYIMNILMHYQGLLVSTIFCFFNGEVQTVLRRQWNLLRMQSAGTFANPEFFRSAYYVASSLTEVHRCYSIESHTEHMNGKSYSDIFRSESPYV; encoded by the exons ATGGATCTGAGCCGCATCGTGTTGCTGCTGGCGCTCCTCTCCTTCGACGAGGTA CTGTCGGTCGAGGCGACGACCGACGACGACAGAGGCAACGGGACTCACGTGAGCCTCCAGTGGCTGAGCCAGCGGATCGCCGTGTCCCAGTTCCGGTGCTTCCAAAGGATTACGAGAGGATCTGATCGCAAAATTAACAGTAATG gcaCTGCAATAAATCACTGCAATGCTACGTGGGATGGATGGCTGTGCTGGGGAGACACTGAACCTGGAGCGACAGAGCAAAACTGTCCAGACTACTTTGATGATTTTGACACACGAG CAATAGCGGTAAAGGTCTGCACAGAGACCGGCGAGTGGGCGCGACACCCGGAAAGCAACAGAACGTGGACGGACTACACCAGCTGCAAACCCGACAAAACAAACTGGACG CTTACGGCAATGATCCACTTCTACTTGATCTTGATCGGTCATGGACTGTCGCTCGTATCGCTCCTCGTTTCCTTAGGAATCTTCTTCTATTTCAA AACTTTGAGCTGCGAGAGGATAACTCTTCACAAAAatcttttcctttcctttgtCTTAAACTCAGTGATTACTCTGACATGGTTCTGCATAAATAAGGATTCGCTGAGCAGCCAGGTCAGACGGATTTCTGCCTTGCGATCAAACGAAAACGCGGTTGTTCGTCGAGCGCGCGGCGGTAATGGAGTTTCTGGGTCTCTTTCTGAACAGGGCAGCTGCAAGATTCTCGCGTTCATTCACATGTACATCATGAGCTGCAACTACTTCTGGATGCTGTGCGAGGGCATTTATCTACACACTCTGATTGTGGTGGCGGTGTTCGCCGAGAAACAGCATCTCATGTGGTATTATCTTCTCGGATGGG GTTTCCCCCTTGTGCCGGCTGTTATATATTCAATAGCACGCACCTGCTACTACGACGACAA ATGCTGGGTCAGTTCGGCTACGTCCCTGCTGTACATTATCCACGCTCCCATCTGCGCGGCGTTAGTG GTGAATTTCTTCTTCCTTCTCAACATCATTCGGGTCATCATCACCAAACTGCGCGTCACGCATCAGGCTGAATCCAGCCTGTACATGAGGGCGGTGAGGGCCACCCTCATCCTCATCCCCCTTCTGGGCATCCAGTACGTCCTGCTGGCGTACCAACCCCACAGCCACTGGATCTCGGAGATTTACTTATACATCATGAACATCCTTATGCATTACCAG GGTCTCTTGGTTTCTACGATATTCTGCTTCTTCAACGGGGAG GTCCAGACTGTCCTCAGGAGACAGTGGAATCTTCTGCGGATGCAGTCTGCCGGCACGTTTGCCAACCCCGAGTTCTTCCGTTCGGCGTACTACGTGGCGTCGTCGCTCACCGAAGTCCACCGCTGCTACAGCATCGAGAGCCACACCGAGCACATGAACGGCAAGAGCTACTCTGACATATTCAGATCGGAAAGCCCTTACGTGTAA
- the LOC116716230 gene encoding calcitonin gene-related peptide type 1 receptor-like isoform X2, whose amino-acid sequence MDLSRIVLLLALLSFDELSVEATTDDDRGNGTHVSLQWLSQRIAVSQFRCFQRITRGSDRKINSNGTAINHCNATWDGWLCWGDTEPGATEQNCPDYFDDFDTRAIAVKVCTETGEWARHPESNRTWTDYTSCKPDKTNWTLTAMIHFYLILIGHGLSLVSLLVSLGIFFYFKTLSCERITLHKNLFLSFVLNSVITLTWFCINKDSLSSQVRRISALRSNENAVVRRARGGNGVSGSLSEQGSCKILAFIHMYIMSCNYFWMLCEGIYLHTLIVVAVFAEKQHLMWYYLLGWGFPLVPAVIYSIARTCYYDDKCWVSSATSLLYIIHAPICAALVVNFFFLLNIIRVIITKLRVTHQAESSLYMRAVRATLILIPLLGIQYVLLAYQPHSHWISEIYLYIMNILMHYQGLLVSTIFCFFNGEVQTVLRRQWNLLRMQSAGTFANPEFFRSAYYVASSLTEVHRCYSIESHTEHMNGKSYSDIFRSESPYV is encoded by the exons ATGGATCTGAGCCGCATCGTGTTGCTGCTGGCGCTCCTCTCCTTCGACGAG CTGTCGGTCGAGGCGACGACCGACGACGACAGAGGCAACGGGACTCACGTGAGCCTCCAGTGGCTGAGCCAGCGGATCGCCGTGTCCCAGTTCCGGTGCTTCCAAAGGATTACGAGAGGATCTGATCGCAAAATTAACAGTAATG gcaCTGCAATAAATCACTGCAATGCTACGTGGGATGGATGGCTGTGCTGGGGAGACACTGAACCTGGAGCGACAGAGCAAAACTGTCCAGACTACTTTGATGATTTTGACACACGAG CAATAGCGGTAAAGGTCTGCACAGAGACCGGCGAGTGGGCGCGACACCCGGAAAGCAACAGAACGTGGACGGACTACACCAGCTGCAAACCCGACAAAACAAACTGGACG CTTACGGCAATGATCCACTTCTACTTGATCTTGATCGGTCATGGACTGTCGCTCGTATCGCTCCTCGTTTCCTTAGGAATCTTCTTCTATTTCAA AACTTTGAGCTGCGAGAGGATAACTCTTCACAAAAatcttttcctttcctttgtCTTAAACTCAGTGATTACTCTGACATGGTTCTGCATAAATAAGGATTCGCTGAGCAGCCAGGTCAGACGGATTTCTGCCTTGCGATCAAACGAAAACGCGGTTGTTCGTCGAGCGCGCGGCGGTAATGGAGTTTCTGGGTCTCTTTCTGAACAGGGCAGCTGCAAGATTCTCGCGTTCATTCACATGTACATCATGAGCTGCAACTACTTCTGGATGCTGTGCGAGGGCATTTATCTACACACTCTGATTGTGGTGGCGGTGTTCGCCGAGAAACAGCATCTCATGTGGTATTATCTTCTCGGATGGG GTTTCCCCCTTGTGCCGGCTGTTATATATTCAATAGCACGCACCTGCTACTACGACGACAA ATGCTGGGTCAGTTCGGCTACGTCCCTGCTGTACATTATCCACGCTCCCATCTGCGCGGCGTTAGTG GTGAATTTCTTCTTCCTTCTCAACATCATTCGGGTCATCATCACCAAACTGCGCGTCACGCATCAGGCTGAATCCAGCCTGTACATGAGGGCGGTGAGGGCCACCCTCATCCTCATCCCCCTTCTGGGCATCCAGTACGTCCTGCTGGCGTACCAACCCCACAGCCACTGGATCTCGGAGATTTACTTATACATCATGAACATCCTTATGCATTACCAG GGTCTCTTGGTTTCTACGATATTCTGCTTCTTCAACGGGGAG GTCCAGACTGTCCTCAGGAGACAGTGGAATCTTCTGCGGATGCAGTCTGCCGGCACGTTTGCCAACCCCGAGTTCTTCCGTTCGGCGTACTACGTGGCGTCGTCGCTCACCGAAGTCCACCGCTGCTACAGCATCGAGAGCCACACCGAGCACATGAACGGCAAGAGCTACTCTGACATATTCAGATCGGAAAGCCCTTACGTGTAA
- the LOC116716230 gene encoding calcitonin gene-related peptide type 1 receptor-like isoform X4, with the protein MDLSRIVLLLALLSFDELSVEATTDDDRGNGTHVSLQWLSQRIAVSQFRCFQRITRGSDRKINSNGTAINHCNATWDGWLCWGDTEPGATEQNCPDYFDDFDTRAIAVKVCTETGEWARHPESNRTWTDYTSCKPDKTNWTLTAMIHFYLILIGHGLSLVSLLVSLGIFFYFKTLSCERITLHKNLFLSFVLNSVITLTWFCINKDSLSSQGSCKILAFIHMYIMSCNYFWMLCEGIYLHTLIVVAVFAEKQHLMWYYLLGWGFPLVPAVIYSIARTCYYDDKCWVSSATSLLYIIHAPICAALVVNFFFLLNIIRVIITKLRVTHQAESSLYMRAVRATLILIPLLGIQYVLLAYQPHSHWISEIYLYIMNILMHYQGLLVSTIFCFFNGEVQTVLRRQWNLLRMQSAGTFANPEFFRSAYYVASSLTEVHRCYSIESHTEHMNGKSYSDIFRSESPYV; encoded by the exons ATGGATCTGAGCCGCATCGTGTTGCTGCTGGCGCTCCTCTCCTTCGACGAG CTGTCGGTCGAGGCGACGACCGACGACGACAGAGGCAACGGGACTCACGTGAGCCTCCAGTGGCTGAGCCAGCGGATCGCCGTGTCCCAGTTCCGGTGCTTCCAAAGGATTACGAGAGGATCTGATCGCAAAATTAACAGTAATG gcaCTGCAATAAATCACTGCAATGCTACGTGGGATGGATGGCTGTGCTGGGGAGACACTGAACCTGGAGCGACAGAGCAAAACTGTCCAGACTACTTTGATGATTTTGACACACGAG CAATAGCGGTAAAGGTCTGCACAGAGACCGGCGAGTGGGCGCGACACCCGGAAAGCAACAGAACGTGGACGGACTACACCAGCTGCAAACCCGACAAAACAAACTGGACG CTTACGGCAATGATCCACTTCTACTTGATCTTGATCGGTCATGGACTGTCGCTCGTATCGCTCCTCGTTTCCTTAGGAATCTTCTTCTATTTCAA AACTTTGAGCTGCGAGAGGATAACTCTTCACAAAAatcttttcctttcctttgtCTTAAACTCAGTGATTACTCTGACATGGTTCTGCATAAATAAGGATTCGCTGAGCAGCCAG GGCAGCTGCAAGATTCTCGCGTTCATTCACATGTACATCATGAGCTGCAACTACTTCTGGATGCTGTGCGAGGGCATTTATCTACACACTCTGATTGTGGTGGCGGTGTTCGCCGAGAAACAGCATCTCATGTGGTATTATCTTCTCGGATGGG GTTTCCCCCTTGTGCCGGCTGTTATATATTCAATAGCACGCACCTGCTACTACGACGACAA ATGCTGGGTCAGTTCGGCTACGTCCCTGCTGTACATTATCCACGCTCCCATCTGCGCGGCGTTAGTG GTGAATTTCTTCTTCCTTCTCAACATCATTCGGGTCATCATCACCAAACTGCGCGTCACGCATCAGGCTGAATCCAGCCTGTACATGAGGGCGGTGAGGGCCACCCTCATCCTCATCCCCCTTCTGGGCATCCAGTACGTCCTGCTGGCGTACCAACCCCACAGCCACTGGATCTCGGAGATTTACTTATACATCATGAACATCCTTATGCATTACCAG GGTCTCTTGGTTTCTACGATATTCTGCTTCTTCAACGGGGAG GTCCAGACTGTCCTCAGGAGACAGTGGAATCTTCTGCGGATGCAGTCTGCCGGCACGTTTGCCAACCCCGAGTTCTTCCGTTCGGCGTACTACGTGGCGTCGTCGCTCACCGAAGTCCACCGCTGCTACAGCATCGAGAGCCACACCGAGCACATGAACGGCAAGAGCTACTCTGACATATTCAGATCGGAAAGCCCTTACGTGTAA
- the LOC116716230 gene encoding calcitonin gene-related peptide type 1 receptor-like isoform X3, with amino-acid sequence MDLSRIVLLLALLSFDEVLSVEATTDDDRGNGTHVSLQWLSQRIAVSQFRCFQRITRGSDRKINSNGTAINHCNATWDGWLCWGDTEPGATEQNCPDYFDDFDTRAIAVKVCTETGEWARHPESNRTWTDYTSCKPDKTNWTLTAMIHFYLILIGHGLSLVSLLVSLGIFFYFKTLSCERITLHKNLFLSFVLNSVITLTWFCINKDSLSSQGSCKILAFIHMYIMSCNYFWMLCEGIYLHTLIVVAVFAEKQHLMWYYLLGWGFPLVPAVIYSIARTCYYDDKCWVSSATSLLYIIHAPICAALVVNFFFLLNIIRVIITKLRVTHQAESSLYMRAVRATLILIPLLGIQYVLLAYQPHSHWISEIYLYIMNILMHYQGLLVSTIFCFFNGEVQTVLRRQWNLLRMQSAGTFANPEFFRSAYYVASSLTEVHRCYSIESHTEHMNGKSYSDIFRSESPYV; translated from the exons ATGGATCTGAGCCGCATCGTGTTGCTGCTGGCGCTCCTCTCCTTCGACGAGGTA CTGTCGGTCGAGGCGACGACCGACGACGACAGAGGCAACGGGACTCACGTGAGCCTCCAGTGGCTGAGCCAGCGGATCGCCGTGTCCCAGTTCCGGTGCTTCCAAAGGATTACGAGAGGATCTGATCGCAAAATTAACAGTAATG gcaCTGCAATAAATCACTGCAATGCTACGTGGGATGGATGGCTGTGCTGGGGAGACACTGAACCTGGAGCGACAGAGCAAAACTGTCCAGACTACTTTGATGATTTTGACACACGAG CAATAGCGGTAAAGGTCTGCACAGAGACCGGCGAGTGGGCGCGACACCCGGAAAGCAACAGAACGTGGACGGACTACACCAGCTGCAAACCCGACAAAACAAACTGGACG CTTACGGCAATGATCCACTTCTACTTGATCTTGATCGGTCATGGACTGTCGCTCGTATCGCTCCTCGTTTCCTTAGGAATCTTCTTCTATTTCAA AACTTTGAGCTGCGAGAGGATAACTCTTCACAAAAatcttttcctttcctttgtCTTAAACTCAGTGATTACTCTGACATGGTTCTGCATAAATAAGGATTCGCTGAGCAGCCAG GGCAGCTGCAAGATTCTCGCGTTCATTCACATGTACATCATGAGCTGCAACTACTTCTGGATGCTGTGCGAGGGCATTTATCTACACACTCTGATTGTGGTGGCGGTGTTCGCCGAGAAACAGCATCTCATGTGGTATTATCTTCTCGGATGGG GTTTCCCCCTTGTGCCGGCTGTTATATATTCAATAGCACGCACCTGCTACTACGACGACAA ATGCTGGGTCAGTTCGGCTACGTCCCTGCTGTACATTATCCACGCTCCCATCTGCGCGGCGTTAGTG GTGAATTTCTTCTTCCTTCTCAACATCATTCGGGTCATCATCACCAAACTGCGCGTCACGCATCAGGCTGAATCCAGCCTGTACATGAGGGCGGTGAGGGCCACCCTCATCCTCATCCCCCTTCTGGGCATCCAGTACGTCCTGCTGGCGTACCAACCCCACAGCCACTGGATCTCGGAGATTTACTTATACATCATGAACATCCTTATGCATTACCAG GGTCTCTTGGTTTCTACGATATTCTGCTTCTTCAACGGGGAG GTCCAGACTGTCCTCAGGAGACAGTGGAATCTTCTGCGGATGCAGTCTGCCGGCACGTTTGCCAACCCCGAGTTCTTCCGTTCGGCGTACTACGTGGCGTCGTCGCTCACCGAAGTCCACCGCTGCTACAGCATCGAGAGCCACACCGAGCACATGAACGGCAAGAGCTACTCTGACATATTCAGATCGGAAAGCCCTTACGTGTAA